The Polynucleobacter sp. JS-JIR-5-A7 region TCTTCTCGCCCAAGTAAAGCATGATGGCATTGCTATCAAACACCTTAATGTCGCCATCAACTAAAGCAGGCGTCTTTCCATTGGGATTGATTGCTCTAAACTCTGGTTTGTGTTGATCGCCCTTACGGGTATCAGTCACAATGATTTCGTAAGGCGTATTGGTCTCTTCTAAATACAGGGCTACTTTCGCTGGATTGGGTGATGGGTGATAGTAGAGCTTAAGCATTTTTTATTCCTAGAAGTCAGTCTCTTTTAATAATACCCACAAATGAAAAACCACCCGAAGGTGGTCTTTGTGTTTCTTGGTGGCTTGAGGTGGAATCGATCGGGGCTGAGGATGCCTGATCCTTAAGGCATTAGTGATTATGGCCCTTATTATTCATTGGCATCTGACCGTCGATCATTTTCTGATGTTGTTTCATCATGTCGCCATGCCCATCAGGATGGCAAAACTCATGATCCGAGTTACCACCCATTTGATGAGGATTAGCGCCTTTGTATCCTAGAATACTTGGATCAAGCATGCCGGCGATCATGGCAATGTGTCCAAATACCAAGAACAAGGCGACACATATCGCATGAATTTTTAGCTTGCCCATTTGGTCTAGCGTTCGATTTACTAAACCCAACTCTTGTAGGGCAATCCAGATCAGCGGCAATCCTGCGATGACATAAGTGCTAACAGCGATTACATCAATCACTGTTCTCCACTCGCCTGCCTGTGTAACAGGAATAATGGCATTAGTCACAATGTAGTAAATGATCCCAACAAAGTAAACGCCTACAGCAATTCCAGAAAAGCGATTGAGGTAATAAACAGCACCATCGAACTTGCGAGTAAAGAGTAGATATAGCTCAGTGATAGCTAAAGTCTCTGCCAAGATGATTGGGATGGCCATAAAAATAATTAAATTCCAGGGCTGATTAACAGCCAATAACTCCATGTAGTGAGTCATGTTCATAAGATTTCTCCAATAGATTACGGTGGCTGGATGCCACAAAAATTAGTTAATGCGTAGTTAACTAATTAATCTTGGAGGTTTGAATATATGACTTGGAACTGCCTCAACAATGAGTTGGAGCACTTGAGAAACAAAGTGATTTGAGAAATCTGGCTGGATATATTGGCTAGTAGATAAGTTTGCTATTACGCCCAAACAGCATTGATGCTGTGCTTGATGATTTGTTGATTGCGAGTTCTCAACATTCACATCTCTTTTTGTATGGCAATCATGCTGAACTACATGCCCAGAATGAGCTTGTGATTTAGAGTCAGCAGATAAGGGCATGCTAGCCGCGTGAATCAAGCTGGCAAATAGACTAAAGCAAAGGCTGATACATATCCTTCTCATAATTCCATTCTACGCCCAACAAATAAAAACCACCCGAAGGTAGTTTTAGTGAATCTTGGTGGCCCGGGGCGGAATCGAACCACCGACACAAGGATTTTCAATTCTTTTTACAGGATTAATACTGACTCTTGATATTTCCCTTTTGAGCCAATTGTGGAAACATTTCGGCTGCCAACTCCAGAACAATCTTGATGCCTTATTTTGGAATAATTGGACTATTTGGATCTTTTGGCATCGAAGGAGCTGGGTAACCCGCAGCATGGGAAAACTTAACAATGCCTGGAATCATTTCCTTAGCCAATCCTGAATATACTGGCAGCAGATTATTCAAATCCGGCGCCTTATATTCTGAAACTGGTCGCGCGACTGGGGTAGGCCATGTACTTGGATCGCAAGGGGTTGTCCGTATGAAGCAAGGCTCATGCGTTCTCACACTGGCATCACAGGCAGTAAATGGTTTGCCAAGATTCTATGCTTTACGCAAACTCGCAATCATAGAGGTATCACGGAATTCTTTAGCGAATACTGTCTTCCCAGGAATCCATGACAAAATCATTACCACAAGAACAAGATAGCCAGATCTGCGGAAATCAAATCTTTGTTGGCCTTTTGGCACTGATGGATCTGGAGCAGGAACCAATGGAGGTGGCACGCGATCATAAGTTCCACCCGGCTCATCCCAACCAAGAAAAAAGTGTTGAGCACATTAGACCCTGCCCGTGTTGTTGACTCGTTTAAGACGAGCGAACAGTTCTTTTAGTCTTTTAATCTTCGCTTTTTCAGTTGTAGGTAGTTTAAATAGAGCGGTAGCATCTTGAACTTGCTTTGCTGGCTGTAATTTCTTTTTGATTTCTTCTAATGTAGATGACATTTACGAAAAATCAGTTAAAGTTCGCACATATATTATGCTTAAAGCTTTGCTACTAGTGCGTGCCCTCCAATAATCTCTCTATTTGTAAAATGATCCCAAAACTTAAAGTTATATACATTAGGATCTCTAAACATCTTAATTTGAAATCCAATAGACAAGTCTTCCAGCGGCAAACCCTGCTCAAAAACCCCTTGAAGACTACCCTGTCTAACTCTCAGGAGTTCAATATTATTTCTAGTATGCTTCCTCAACATATCAATAACCTGAGAATCTAATTTTTTATCAATATCAATAATTGAAGACCCTCTGCCTTCTTGTGAAAAATTTACAACTAAAGCTGTATTTTCAAAATTTGAAAAGTCATCATTAGAGGGAATTATTACTATTGTTAACTTATCAAAAAAAGAAGCACTAAGAAATTTTTCACCAAGAATAAGTAATTTTTTAGAAATAAAACCTTCCGCATCTGAAGAAAATTTTGTAATTTCTTCTTTTACGTATTCTTCATCAAGAAAGTAAAGTGGGGACTCATATTGCTCTAACTTATTTAAATCTTTTCCAAAAATATTTAAACGTGAAGTTTCTATTGGGTTAATTCCAATAACTTCAGGAAAGGTAGCCTCTACATATTGTATAAGGTCATCTGGAGAGTTTTTGATATTAATTCTTTTTACATCTAAATCTCTATTTATTTCTGTAAAGTATCCGGCGTATGGGATAACGAATTTTGGCATAGTTGCCGCCACTAATTTTTTTACGTAATGTGTAAGTACCGAATTTCTGTTTGCGTTTGCTATTTCAATTTTTTTCTGTAAATCAAAATTTTCAATCCGAGAAGGAAAAGCGCTCGCCCCACCTGCAAAGAGAGTAAAAAGCATATCTACTTTTGGTAAAACCCAGTTGTTAGGCATATTTGTGTCTACCCCAAAAAAAATAACGTTTTCTTTAGTGTAGACAAGCAAAGAGCTGTCATCCCTATCATCGCCTGATTTAACAATAATTAGCTTTATACTTTCATCTTTATTTATGGTCACCTCCTCAAGGAAATCAGCAATAATTAAGTTGTTATATCCTAATTTTCTTAAAATAGTTTCAACTGACTTTGATTCAAAGTTTGGCACTAAAAAACACTTGTCTTTTGATACGTATTTCTCAAGCGTAGGAATGTGTAGGTGATCTGAATGATTATGACTTATGTAGATTAAGTCGGCATTTACAAGTCTATCTACTGCCTCAACACTTGGCGGATATAAGTGCCACCATCCTGTAGCAAAACAAGGTCCAATGTACCAAGGGTCTGTGATTATCGAAATGCTGCCAGCCACTAAAGATACTGAGGCGTGAGCATTGAAATCAATTCTTATCTCACCACCATAAAGCATTTCACACGGCACTAAAGGAAAAGACTCATCTTCCTTTAGTACACATAGAATATTTTCTTTATCTACTACCTTTAGTTGTTTCTTTGGACAGGCGTTTTCATATACTCCTTCACTAAGCAATAGCGTCCATTTATGAATTGGGCAGGTTGCTGTTTTTTTACCTGGATCAAGCGATAAATTACCTCCGTTATGATCACAAATCCTATCATAAGCAACCCATTCGCCTTTGACCTTACCCAGAAAAAATTCAGCGTGCTCTGTAAAACTTTCCTCTTTTGGCTTTTTTATTTCATAGCTAATAATTTTTTTTGTATTTTTTAAAAAAACATTCTTCTGGATAGAAATAATATCTGGATTCATCAAAAAAATTTCCAAGTTATGTCAATCTGTATGCTTCCATCGTCGCAGTGAGCTTACTGTAGTGTCGCTCAATCATTCCGGCACTATTACCCATCTGCTTCGCAAGCGTGTGAATATCTATTCTATATTCTATAAGCTCCAATGTAGCATAAGTGTGTCGCAATGAGTACAAAGTGCGTGTCTGTCCTTCTGCGTCTTTTTCTAATCCGCTATCACGCATTAGCCGTCTAAAAGTTCCATTCAAACTCGGCGGTTGATAACCATTACTAAATGTAAAAAGTTTATGTGCTGTGCGTTCTTTAATAAATTGCTCAAACTCAATACCATTGTGCGATTGCTGTCTGTTGTGTAGTCGCTTTAATACATCTACAGCGCGATGCTTTGCTATCAACCATCTACCGCCCGTTTTACCATTCACCCATATGCGTAAGTAGCGTATGTCTTTGTCTGTGTGCCACTCAATGTGCTTCCAACTAATGCCTAATGCCTCTGTGCCGTGTCGCATTCCCGTTAGCAATAGCATCTCTACATAATCACGCAGTAGCGGACGCATCTCACGCTCTACAGCTAATCTCCCCTTCATACTTCACTTCACCATATACACAAGCAGATGCTCTATCTCCTCCCTGCTAAATGCTGGGCGAGCGATACTCTTTAGTCCTCGTGTTGATAGCTTCGGTATCGCAACACGCTCGCTAATCCAACCTCTACTGACAGCAACGCTACACAATCTACTCCACGCACTCGCAAGGTTATTCAGCGTGCTTGCTTTAGGCAACTTCGCCATCTGTCTATTTCGCCATAACTCAAACTCTACGATGTCGCTGTGCGTGAGCTCCTCTAACTGCTTGTCCGCAAAGTACGGAATGAAATACTTTTCTATACAAGTTATATACGATTGATACACGCTCTTTCCTCTACCCAAGTCCATCTCTTTGCGTAGCTCATCTAATGTTGCGTCTGCGATGTGTGCGAAGTCGTGTGATATGTGTGCTAAACCCAGTCGCTGTCTAAAGCGTATCTCGTCGTACATCTCGCACGCAACACTATCGGCACTTTCAACACTCGCTTTGCGCGTGCTGACTCTGTACCAACTGCCGTTGGCTAACTTAAAGCGACATTGATATAGCGGACTGCTACTGCGACGATACAAAACAACTTCGCTATCACGCAGATACAGAATGTTGGGGTTAGATGTGTAGTGTGCTGTGAGTAGTCGTAGATACCTTGCGAGTGTCATTACACAAAGTTAAACAGCGTGTTGCTAAAGTGCGGAGAGCGTAGATTATTTTTACGCACGCAAAGAGCAAAAGTTTGTACAAGCACAAAAGAAAACACCGCAGTCTTTCGACTACGGTGTATATATGGTGGCCCGGGGCGGAATCGAACCACCGACACAAGGATTTTCAACTCTGTCCCCCAGACTAAACTCCCGCTAGATCTCAAAAGGTTCACCCCACCATAGGCAAACTTTGTGCACAAAACTTTCTTAGGTGTTTGTATGGGGTTGATTTGGTTGAGTTATTTTGACCCACGCAAGGATAGTAAGAGAGTTTGGTGGCGTAGCGAGGATTTGACTGACACAGGGATAACGACTCCTTGTTGTGATTGGGGTACCCCGTGCATGAACTGTCCTTTTAAAGGACATTGCCTCTATAAACCTCTTGTATAGCTCTTGTTATCTTTTGGCTCAACTAGAGCAAGAATTCCAACAACCAATAATGCCGCAATGACCTCAGCCACAACAAATCCTAAAACATCATTAGGAGCAATGCCCACAAAGGTATTGGTTAAGCTCCTTGCTACTGCTACTGCTGGATTGCTAAAGAAGGTAGAGGAAGTAAACCAGTAGCCTGCTGTCACTGCCAAAGCAACTAACATTGGAACCTTATCTTTAGCCTCTTTATCTCCAATGTGTATTACTGAGAGCAATACGAGTGTTGATACAAGCTCACTCACCCAAATACCTAATCCTGTTCTGACTTTGGTTGATTCTTGAATAATGGGCAAGCTGAACATTAAATGGGTGAGCCATATTCCAGCAATAGCGCCTGTGAACTGGCAAACCCAATAGCCCAACATCTTTTTTAGATTGAGATGTCCTAACTTCCAAAACATCAATGTGACAACTGGATTAAAGTGGGCGCCAGAGATGGGTCCGAGCAAAACAATTAAAGCGTAGAGTCCTGCGCCTGTAGCAATGCTATTACCAAGTAAGGCAACTGCGGCGTTGCCTGCTCCCAATGATTCACCCATAAAGCCAGACCCCGCCACTATTGCTAATAGCAGGGCTGTGCCCACAAACTCACTTACATAACTTTTCATGCTTTTGTATGAATCTCTTTTAGGCTCATTGAATCTAATTTGTCTAAAGGCATAGATGCCAAGATATCGATACGCTTTTTCAAACCAATCATCACATCCTTAAATGCTTTGCGTTTTTCTTCATCACCACCTTGAACTTGTGATGGATCAGGAAAGCCCCAGTGAGCTGTAGAAGGTTTGCCAGGCCAAAATGGGCATACTTCACCCGCGGCATTATCACAAACAGTAATAATGAAATCCATTTGTGGAGCATCAGGCAAGCCATACTCATCCCATGACTTAGAGCGCAACTTATTCTCGTCGTAGCCCATCTCTAAGGCTAACTCTCTAGCAAAAGGATTAACAGATGTACCTGGGGTAGAGCCAGCTGAGTAACCAACAAACTTACCACTTAGATGGGTTGATGCTAATGCTTCACCCAATACAGAGCGGGCGGAGTTATGGGTACACAAAAAGAGAATGTTGTATTGCTTCATTTGATTTTGGCTTTCTTGAGGGGTTTGATGGGAAGGCAAGACTTACCGCCACAGCAGTTATCTAATAAAAATTCACTTAACTTTTGAACTTGCTCGGCATTAGGTCTATAGATGAGATTACGACTTTGACGCTCTACCAATAAAAGCTCGGCATCCACTAAATCTTTTAGGTGAAAACTGAGGGTGGCATTGGGGATGCCAAGTTTTTCAATAATTTGACTTGGAGTTAACCCAAGGTCACCACGCTGAACAATGAGGCGAAACACATTAAGTCGGGTTTCTTGCCCTAGAGCGAGGAAAGCAGAGATAGCGTTATCATTATTCATATTTCGAATTATATGGAAATATATGACAGTTTTATGAAATCTCGTTTCTAATAGACTCTCTTAATAATTTCACCTTTAAATTAGTATTCATCCATGACTGATCTACCCAATATCGATAAAGCCCTATTTCATAAGCCAAGTCTTGATGAATTAACCATCAACTCCATTGATAGTCACCCACCTAAGATTTTGCTTTTATATGGATCACTTAGAGAGAGGTCATTTAGTCGCCTTCTGGCAGAAGAAGCAGAAAGAATATTAAAAGCGATGGGCTGTGAAACGCGATTCTTTAATCCTCATGGATTGCCGCAAGTGGATGACGCTCCTGAAACACATCCCAAAGTAGTAGAGCTAAGAGAGTTAGTTCAATGGGCAGAAGGAATGGTGTGGAGCAGTCCTGAGCGACACGGAGCTATGACAGGACTAATGAAATCGCAGATTGATTGGATCCCACTTAGCGTTGGCGCTGTCAGACCCTCTCAAGGCAAGACTCTTGCTTTATTACAAGTGAGCGGTGGTTCGCAATCTTTTAATGCTCTCAATCAAATGCGAATTCTAGGTAGATGGATGAGGATGATCACAATTCCAAATCAATCGTCAGTGCCCAAAGCATTTCTAGAGTTTGAGGATAACAATCGCATGAAACCTTCGGCCAATTACGATCGAGTAGTTGATGTCATGGAAGAGCTGGTTAAATTTACTTTGCTAACTAGGTCAGTTTCAAGCTATTTGACTGATCGCTACAGTGAGCGAAAAGAAAGTGCTGAGGAATTATCAAAGCGGGTTAATCAAAGAGCTATTTGATTGAGTTGTCGTTTAAAACGACATCGACTGATGCAAGGATGAATAATTGACGTGTCCTTTTAAAGGACAAATTAAAACCATCCTCGCAATACCTCTCATCCCCACTAACAAGCGATTTCCTTTTCCAATAAAAACCGCCAAAAAACCCTTGAATTTGGGTCAAATCGCCTGATTGTCAGAATAAGAATTATTACGAATACGAGGTGGGGTTAGATTAGATCACCAGGGGCCGAGATCTCCACTGGCCTTGAAAATTGCGCGGTAATTTTTTTAGGGCTTACTACTGATCGGCTTGATAGTTTGTTGATGATGCTGGCGATCCTTTTCCAGCTTTAGTTGTTGTTTGGCTGAATCCACATTTCTCTTAAGAGAAGCTACTCTTGCCTGCTTGAGATTCAGTGGCTTAGTGGGTTTAATCATTTTGATAGCCTCACCTAAAGACAAGGTATCTTTATCTTCAGATAGGCTGGGAGCTGACACCAAACTATTCATACCAAATTGATATTGCAGAATCAGCCGCGCATGGATCTGACTATCGGCAAATACAGCTGTTTTAACTTGATGACCATTGATACGGACAAGGGCTTGATATTTGTTCATACAAATATTTATAGTCTCGGCGCCCCTCGGGTCTTTTAAATCATGTCGCATTCGGCTCTTTGCCAGCTGGCTCGCCTCTGCGATGGGGGCTTCAGCCCACCCATCTTTTCCAAAACGTGCACCACGTGGTGCTGGAAAATGATGGTCTTCTCTGTCCTAAGCGCACCAGCTGGTGCAGGACATTCGTCTTAGGCTTCGCTGGATCGGTGGCGACAGCCCTCGCCACCTATGGGGCTACCTTGCGGTGCGCCCCATATATAAATGTCCTTTAAAAGGACAAACTTCAACGACCAAAGCCCGCACGTACAGCGCCGCTTGCGGCTTCTATTTGTGTGTCAAGCTCGCCTGCTTCTACGGCCACCTTAATAATCTCTAGGGCTTTAATTAGCTCATCTGCTGAATTCACCTCAACAGCAGTCTTGCCTTTAGCGAACTCAATAATCTTGGCGCCGTAGCGGATGTTTAAGCAAACCTTGCCATCCATAGCAACGAACCACCATTGACGAATACGCTTTTCATGTTCAATGGTTTTACGTGCGCCAGTAATGTCTTTAACTGTTTTGAATTTCTTAACAGTAAACGTACCGCCTTCTTTGCTGGCTTTAGCTAACTGGATCTGCTCCCACACTTTATTCGCTAATTTATTCCTGCGATGTAGTACTGGTGGAATTGCTGTTGGCTTTTTTGAATTAACCATTTTCAAACTGTTTAATGTGCTCATCTTTTTCTCCTATAAGTGAATGGGCACACTTAATTTATTGTCAGAGTTTTTGGATGGACAACCTCTTTTTGCCAAAAGCCACAAAGATCTAATAAATTTGCCAATAATGCGCCTTCTTTTATTAGGTTTCACTAAATAACTATGACGACAAAACAGAAGAACGTTTTGTATGCCATTACATTACTACCGAAACAAGAGCAGTGACACTCAGTCGTTATGTCACCCTAAAGCTGGACTAGGAGTCACAGTCATGGAAATTCTGGGCGGTAGCAGAGACTTAATTCACTATCCTTAACCGGACGCCATTAGCCTTGCTGACTAATATGAATCAAGTATACGAATTAGCACAAAGATCGTAGAACATTGTTTTACGGATCACGAGAAAGCCCTGCTTACACAGCAACTTTCAAACAAGACAAGGGTAGCCACTTATTGCTTTTGTCATTGTTGCGTTTCAAGCCGCACATAAAAGGAGACAGCGAAACCGCCCTTCCCAAACTGGTTGTGCCCATAAGTGGTGTAGTAAAGAACTCAGCGAAAGTCCTTTTCTATTACTGAGCCTGTTGCTTAAGGCTCAGTGTAGGTTGAATCTAGCGAAAGTCCATCAAACAACATCAGATCAGCATTAGAGAAGAAGAAATGTGATGAGCGACAAGCGAAATCACAGGGGAACGTAGTTCGCCTTTACTCAATAACAACTATCAAAATTTATATTAAAGTATTGAAAAAGGAGGGAATTATGCAAATACAAAATGGTTCACCAAAAGTAATGCAATTATTAAATCGTCTAGAAAGTGAAGGCACTTTAGTTAATTTGTATTCAAAGGATTTCTTTGATAAGAATCAGCGGGGACCAGCAATCTTTCTAGAAGAATTCGAAAGAATGATTGAAATTGAGAATGGAGCAAATGATGACTATGGAGATACAAAATTTCCGCTTGGTCACCTATTAGTTATATGCACCTCTCTTTTAAGCCCTGAGGATATAAAGTTATTGAGGGATTTGTATTCCCCATTACAAAATGTATTAAGAGATGGTATTCATCATCCTAATTTTTTATTTTTTAACTTATACACAAAGCAAATTCTTTCAGTTGGTCTTGGTAGAAAGAATCGCTTATTTTGTATTGATGTTGATTCCAATAAAAGTATAGATCCTACTTATTTGATCGTAGGTTCTGACGACTTTAACTATATCCAAAAGTTTACAGAGCATGATGTCATTGACTTTGTGTCAGAGGACTTAATTGGCTCTCTTCATGCAATGGGTCTATCATTTTTTGAACAAGATCATTTACCCTTCATTCATGATCTTCATGATTTACTAGACACCGAACCTAATGAGGATGGCATTTACGAACTTGAAGGATACGATGATGGTGTCTCTGCTCAAGAGGTAAAGGACATGATTAAAGAGTATGAAGATCATCAAGAAATCATCAACAACCAATTACAAATACTTCAGTCTTTTTTTCCTGAGCTTACGGAAGGCGATTTAAATACTGGTGATTATTAATTTCTGTTGTCAAAATGCCACGATAAATATAAGAGAACAGTACTACTCTTATATTTTTGCCTAACTCATTGATAAAACAGCGGTTCTTTTTCAGCCATTTTCGGTTGCCCAAACCGAATCTAAGAAAACATACTGTAACTCTGTATTTAATACATTTCAGGGAGAACGTATGTCACAAGCTAGAGTTTTAAATCCACAAGAGCTACGCAGAGTTTTAGATCACGTTGCTACACGTAGGCATTCAGCACGTAATCGCGCTATGTTGCTACTAACGCACTACGCGGGTATGCGAGTAGCTGAAGTAGCCGCGCTACGCATAAACGACGTTTTAAACGGCGACAGTAGTATTAAGGGCGAAGTACGCTTAATGCCCGATCAAACCAAGGGCAAACATGCTCGTACTGTTTACTTAAATGAACGTATGCAAAAGGAGCTGGCGCAGTACATCAAAGCAATCAAAATCAAAGATGTAACTAAACCCTTGTTTTACACGCAGAAGCAAGCTGGGTTCTCAGCTAACTCACTTACCCAATACTTCTTTTATCTATATCGCTCTGTAGGGCTAGAGGGTGCCAGTAGCCATAGCGGTAGACGCACATTCTTAACTGGACTTGCCAATAAAGGTACGGCGATACATATATTGAAGTCTCTTGCAGGACATAGAAATATCAGCACTACTGCAACCTATCTCTATAGCAGTCCAGATCAGCTTAAGGCCGCTGTTGAGTTAATCTAATTTGTCCTTTTGAAGGACGGCTCATGCAACTGGAAATTGACCTGTGGATGAATTATCAATCCTTGTCTTTGCTTGCTTGATATACCTTCCGACTGTTGCCGCCAAACGATTACGCTTAACGAGCCTATCTGCGTAATCGTCTTTAGGATTAGGCATAGAGTCTTTATCCAATAGACCCATTTCTGCGCCAATCTCCCACAACTTTAATTTATTGGTGCCCAATCTTGTTTCCATATAACGGTCATAGACTTGTAGACACAGCCTCAAGTTTGCAATCGTATAAGTTCCATTGAGCGGATATCTGGCTGTAGTCTTGCTCACAGTTTTAGATGGGCGACCTTTCTTTCTGCCGTGGCGCTCCATCAGCAACTCATTGAAATACTTCTTTAGTGACTTCTTATCGTAAGTGAGTGGCACCTGTAAAAAGATGAAGTCATCTTTACTCCATTGATCAGGCACTTCG contains the following coding sequences:
- a CDS encoding tyrosine-type recombinase/integrase, whose product is MRPLLRDYVEMLLLTGMRHGTEALGISWKHIEWHTDKDIRYLRIWVNGKTGGRWLIAKHRAVDVLKRLHNRQQSHNGIEFEQFIKERTAHKLFTFSNGYQPPSLNGTFRRLMRDSGLEKDAEGQTRTLYSLRHTYATLELIEYRIDIHTLAKQMGNSAGMIERHYSKLTATMEAYRLT
- a CDS encoding site-specific integrase, translated to MSQARVLNPQELRRVLDHVATRRHSARNRAMLLLTHYAGMRVAEVAALRINDVLNGDSSIKGEVRLMPDQTKGKHARTVYLNERMQKELAQYIKAIKIKDVTKPLFYTQKQAGFSANSLTQYFFYLYRSVGLEGASSHSGRRTFLTGLANKGTAIHILKSLAGHRNISTTATYLYSSPDQLKAAVELI
- a CDS encoding DUF6803 family protein; this translates as MNMTHYMELLAVNQPWNLIIFMAIPIILAETLAITELYLLFTRKFDGAVYYLNRFSGIAVGVYFVGIIYYIVTNAIIPVTQAGEWRTVIDVIAVSTYVIAGLPLIWIALQELGLVNRTLDQMGKLKIHAICVALFLVFGHIAMIAGMLDPSILGYKGANPHQMGGNSDHEFCHPDGHGDMMKQHQKMIDGQMPMNNKGHNH
- a CDS encoding DUF6641 family protein, coding for MSTLNSLKMVNSKKPTAIPPVLHRRNKLANKVWEQIQLAKASKEGGTFTVKKFKTVKDITGARKTIEHEKRIRQWWFVAMDGKVCLNIRYGAKIIEFAKGKTAVEVNSADELIKALEIIKVAVEAGELDTQIEAASGAVRAGFGR
- a CDS encoding MIP/aquaporin family protein encodes the protein MKSYVSEFVGTALLLAIVAGSGFMGESLGAGNAAVALLGNSIATGAGLYALIVLLGPISGAHFNPVVTLMFWKLGHLNLKKMLGYWVCQFTGAIAGIWLTHLMFSLPIIQESTKVRTGLGIWVSELVSTLVLLSVIHIGDKEAKDKVPMLVALAVTAGYWFTSSTFFSNPAVAVARSLTNTFVGIAPNDVLGFVVAEVIAALLVVGILALVEPKDNKSYTRGL
- a CDS encoding helix-turn-helix transcriptional regulator; amino-acid sequence: MNNDNAISAFLALGQETRLNVFRLIVQRGDLGLTPSQIIEKLGIPNATLSFHLKDLVDAELLLVERQSRNLIYRPNAEQVQKLSEFLLDNCCGGKSCLPIKPLKKAKIK
- a CDS encoding arsenate reductase ArsC, translated to MKQYNILFLCTHNSARSVLGEALASTHLSGKFVGYSAGSTPGTSVNPFARELALEMGYDENKLRSKSWDEYGLPDAPQMDFIITVCDNAAGEVCPFWPGKPSTAHWGFPDPSQVQGGDEEKRKAFKDVMIGLKKRIDILASMPLDKLDSMSLKEIHTKA
- a CDS encoding Rieske 2Fe-2S domain-containing protein is translated as MNPDIISIQKNVFLKNTKKIISYEIKKPKEESFTEHAEFFLGKVKGEWVAYDRICDHNGGNLSLDPGKKTATCPIHKWTLLLSEGVYENACPKKQLKVVDKENILCVLKEDESFPLVPCEMLYGGEIRIDFNAHASVSLVAGSISIITDPWYIGPCFATGWWHLYPPSVEAVDRLVNADLIYISHNHSDHLHIPTLEKYVSKDKCFLVPNFESKSVETILRKLGYNNLIIADFLEEVTINKDESIKLIIVKSGDDRDDSSLLVYTKENVIFFGVDTNMPNNWVLPKVDMLFTLFAGGASAFPSRIENFDLQKKIEIANANRNSVLTHYVKKLVAATMPKFVIPYAGYFTEINRDLDVKRINIKNSPDDLIQYVEATFPEVIGINPIETSRLNIFGKDLNKLEQYESPLYFLDEEYVKEEITKFSSDAEGFISKKLLILGEKFLSASFFDKLTIVIIPSNDDFSNFENTALVVNFSQEGRGSSIIDIDKKLDSQVIDMLRKHTRNNIELLRVRQGSLQGVFEQGLPLEDLSIGFQIKMFRDPNVYNFKFWDHFTNREIIGGHALVAKL
- the arsH gene encoding arsenical resistance protein ArsH — encoded protein: MTDLPNIDKALFHKPSLDELTINSIDSHPPKILLLYGSLRERSFSRLLAEEAERILKAMGCETRFFNPHGLPQVDDAPETHPKVVELRELVQWAEGMVWSSPERHGAMTGLMKSQIDWIPLSVGAVRPSQGKTLALLQVSGGSQSFNALNQMRILGRWMRMITIPNQSSVPKAFLEFEDNNRMKPSANYDRVVDVMEELVKFTLLTRSVSSYLTDRYSERKESAEELSKRVNQRAI